In Catharus ustulatus isolate bCatUst1 chromosome 31, bCatUst1.pri.v2, whole genome shotgun sequence, the following proteins share a genomic window:
- the LOC117008987 gene encoding maestro heat-like repeat-containing protein family member 7: MKALLFCLHYDPEVMAMARKRGWDTLLCPDTQHYAVGLLAREMRRASLSLCSGIAHRLLGWFSRKEARWDLPFLAFLVEVLDCLDLSEHGDSILEIMSRHVQSTCRERRRLALRGLVVLSKDVSMLLGDADGEVLGMTLRVFTNVLQDKDILVSSTTAPKLAKALLALLDNDNSHVQLLSLDLFCKVMELVVDEGKKPLKSTVCQSLLPLLFHCHDENQHVAKAARETLRCSTKFLKKKRLMQLVQTEKLWIFAERLLAEDRSRAAEHLRQALPYLQSPQEPLQAAAIRFMVLAVRSLRGQKEELQVVNEALQALSTVYSPSETNGEILKKELQNHAHLLAQKNQHPFKTSRFPGI, translated from the exons ATGAAGGCTCTGCTCTTCTGTCTGCACTATGACCCTGAGGTGATGGCCATGGCGCGCAAGCGTGGCTGGGacaccctgctctgtcctgACACCCAGCACTatgctgtgggtctgctggccag GGAGATGCGCCGTGCCTCCCTCTCCTTGTGTTCTGGGATTGCACACCGCCTGCTTGGGTGGTTCAGCAGAAAAGAGGCACGCTGGGATCTGCCCTTCCTGGCATTCCTTGTGGAG GTCTTAGATTGCCTGGACTTGAGTGAACATGGTGACAGCATCCTTGAGATCATGTCAAGGCATGTGCAGAgcacctgcagggagaggcGTCGCCTGGCGCTCAGAGGCCTTGTGGTGCTCAGCAAGGATGTCTCGATG CTGCTGGGTGATGCAGATGGAGAAGTGCTTGGCATGACCCTCCGTGTGTTCACAAATGTGCTCCAGGATAAAGACATCCTGGTATCCAGCACCACCGCACCAAAGCTGGCCAAGGCACTCCTGGCGCTCTTGGACAAT gaCAACAGCCatgtgcagctcctctcccttgACCTCTTCTGCAAGGTGATGGAATTGGTAGTAGACGAGGGAAAAAAGCCCCTTAAGTCAACTGTGTGCCAGAGCCTACTCCCGCTTTTATTCCACTGCCATGATGAAAATCAGCATGTGGCAAAG gccgCTCGGGAAACGCTACGTTGTTCGACAAAATTCCTGAAGAAGAAGAGACTCATGCAACTGGTGCagacagagaagctgtggatattTGCTGAACGCCTG ctggccgAGGACAGGAGCCGAGCGGCCGAGCACCTGCGCCAGGCCCTGCCGTacctgcagagcccacaggagCCCCTGCAAGCGGCGGCCATCAGGTTCATGG TGCTCGCCGTGAGGAGCTTGAGAGGGCAGAAGGAAGAGCTCCAGGTGGTGAATGAGG CCCTTCAAGCCCTGAGCACAGTTTACAGCCCTTCAGAGACAAACGGAGAGATATTGAAGAAAGAGCTGCAGAACCATGCTCATCTGCTGGCTCAGAAGAACCAGCATCCCTTTAAGACCTCTAGATTCCCTGGAATATGA